From the genome of Triticum aestivum cultivar Chinese Spring chromosome 3B, IWGSC CS RefSeq v2.1, whole genome shotgun sequence, one region includes:
- the LOC123066167 gene encoding abscisic acid and environmental stress-inducible protein produces the protein MSWWKSKSHFSADSQDSSSDDAYRGGKDRSPSRRKKSDEDEEEYRPYAGYGANTNRGGANEGGGGYNGGYGGGGGGYNNGYGGGGGGSYSNGNGGITPYNGGGGGYNSNSSYGNGGGGYNNNSSYGNGGGDGYNNAPSWASQDPAGRTPMYINTREVHVYGAPQNDDDYNGDQKRRGGGGGGSGFFGPAFHAVGHFVDRRFGLDDRN, from the coding sequence ATGTCGTGGTGGAAGTCCAAGTCGCACTTCAGCGCCGACAGCCAGGACTCGAGCTCCGACGACGCGTACCGCGGAGGCAAGGACCGCTCGCCGTCGCGTCGCAAGAAGTccgacgaagacgaggaggagtacCGCCCATACGCAGGCTACGGCGCCAACACCAACCGTGGCGGGGCCAACGAAGGCGGTGGCGGCTACAACGGTGGttacggcggcgggggcggcggctacaacaacggctacggcggcggtggcggtggctcgTACAGCAACGGCAACGGCGGTATCACGCCCtacaacggcggcggtggcggctacaaCAGCAACTCTTCCTACGGCAACGGCGGCGGTGGCTACAACAACAACTCCTCctacggcaacggcggcggcgacgggtacAACAACGCTCCCAGCTGGGCTTCCCAGGACCCCGCCGGCCGGACTCCGATGTACATAAACACCAGGGAGGTCCACGTCTATGGGGCGCCACAGAACGACGACGACTACAACGGCGACCAGaagaggcgtggcggcggcggcgggggcagcggGTTCTTCGGTCCGGCCTTCCATGCGGTCGGCCATTTCGTCGATCGCAGGTTCGGCCTCGACGACAGGAACTGA